In one Candidatus Polarisedimenticolia bacterium genomic region, the following are encoded:
- the smpB gene encoding SsrA-binding protein SmpB, translating to MSPKEKDPAARVLASNRQAFHHYFIGDRFEAGIALLGTEVKSLRDGNANLKDSFARVDGREVYLHNCHISPYSHGGYANHDPLRPRKLLLHRAEILKLAQKTRSGGQTLVPLRLYLSKGRVKVEIALAKGKKLWDKREAIKEKDQAKEARAAIRERRRA from the coding sequence ATGAGCCCAAAGGAGAAGGACCCCGCCGCGCGCGTCCTGGCCTCGAACCGGCAGGCCTTCCACCACTATTTCATCGGCGACCGCTTCGAGGCCGGGATCGCGCTTCTCGGCACGGAGGTCAAATCGCTGCGCGACGGGAATGCCAATCTCAAGGATTCCTTCGCCCGCGTCGACGGGCGCGAGGTCTACCTGCACAACTGCCACATCTCCCCCTATTCGCACGGCGGCTACGCCAACCACGATCCCCTGAGGCCGCGCAAGCTCCTGCTGCACCGGGCCGAGATCCTGAAGCTGGCCCAGAAGACGCGCTCCGGTGGCCAGACCCTGGTCCCGCTCCGGCTCTACCTGTCGAAGGGCCGGGTGAAGGTCGAGATCGCCCTGGCCAAGGGGAAGAAGCTCTGGGACAAGCGGGAGGCGATCAAGGAGAAGGACCAGGCGAAGGAGGCGCGCGCCGCCATCCGCGAGAGGCGCCGGGCCTGA
- the rsmI gene encoding 16S rRNA (cytidine(1402)-2'-O)-methyltransferase: MPDTIRSSEPRGTLYVVGTPIGNLDDLTPRAVSALAESDLVACEDTRRTRVILSRHGLAKRTVSCHRHNETRRLPQLLLELRRGSRVALVTDGGTPGLSDPGALLVRAARLEGHRVVPVPGASALTALLSVSGFDPGPFTFIGFLPPRQGERRRALQALRSEPRPLVFFESPRRLVTMLADALEALGDREAVLGREMTKVHEEFVAGTLGSIRASFAGRPLKGEIALLVAGAPADAAARELPAGGALPRESIAARVRRHTEAGLARKEAMRRVARETGLSRRDVYRDMLREREDEE; this comes from the coding sequence GTGCCCGACACGATCCGCAGCAGCGAGCCCCGCGGCACCCTCTATGTCGTCGGGACACCCATCGGCAATCTTGACGATCTGACGCCGCGCGCCGTCTCCGCCCTCGCCGAGAGCGATCTGGTCGCCTGCGAGGACACCCGGAGGACCCGCGTGATCCTGTCCCGGCACGGTCTCGCGAAACGCACCGTCAGCTGCCACCGGCACAACGAGACCCGCCGCCTGCCGCAACTCCTGCTGGAGCTGCGTCGCGGGTCGAGGGTCGCGCTGGTGACGGACGGCGGGACGCCCGGGCTGTCCGATCCCGGCGCCCTCCTGGTGCGCGCCGCGCGCCTGGAGGGACACCGGGTCGTCCCGGTGCCGGGGGCGTCCGCGCTCACGGCTCTTCTCTCGGTCAGCGGGTTCGATCCGGGGCCCTTCACGTTCATCGGATTCCTGCCGCCGCGCCAGGGGGAGCGCCGCCGCGCCCTGCAGGCGCTGCGCTCCGAGCCGCGCCCGCTGGTCTTCTTCGAGTCGCCGCGGCGCCTGGTTACGATGCTCGCGGACGCCCTCGAGGCCCTGGGGGATCGCGAGGCGGTCCTCGGACGGGAGATGACGAAGGTCCACGAGGAGTTCGTGGCCGGGACCCTGGGGTCGATCCGCGCCAGCTTCGCCGGTCGCCCCCTCAAGGGGGAGATCGCCCTCCTCGTGGCCGGCGCCCCCGCCGATGCCGCGGCGCGGGAGCTGCCGGCGGGCGGCGCGCTTCCCCGGGAGTCGATCGCCGCCCGGGTCCGCCGGCACACCGAGGCCGGACTCGCCCGCAAGGAGGCGATGCGGCGGGTGGCGCGCGAGACCGGCCTGTCGCGCCGCGACGTCTATCGCGACATGCTGCGCGAGCGCGAGGACGAGGAATGA